In Cyanobium sp. WAJ14-Wanaka, a single genomic region encodes these proteins:
- a CDS encoding alpha/beta hydrolase, which yields MADEFPPTAPAAAPGATPAAGELRLGPSGTGKRLVLLHGWGADADDLLELGPMLVGAGVEIVALQAPWPHPAGSGRQWYDLQQSEWPQLPEARLALRTRLEQLGRETPLENTLVLGFSQGAAMAIDVISSDGGLPCAGLIGCSGYPHPQWQPNAAKPSAVLLTHGIHDPVVPFAASKALQKQLEEGGHLSQLLRFEGGHTIDQGLFPAMRDFIAAQWPQS from the coding sequence ATGGCTGACGAATTCCCGCCCACCGCTCCAGCAGCCGCTCCAGGGGCCACTCCAGCCGCCGGAGAGCTGCGCTTGGGCCCTTCAGGCACGGGCAAGCGCCTAGTGCTGCTCCATGGCTGGGGCGCCGATGCCGACGACCTCTTGGAACTGGGCCCAATGCTGGTGGGAGCTGGGGTGGAAATCGTGGCCTTGCAGGCCCCCTGGCCCCACCCTGCGGGCAGCGGTAGGCAGTGGTACGACCTGCAGCAGAGCGAATGGCCCCAGTTACCCGAAGCCCGGCTTGCCCTGCGCACGCGCCTAGAACAACTGGGCCGGGAAACGCCCCTGGAGAACACCTTGGTGCTGGGTTTTTCCCAGGGAGCAGCCATGGCCATCGATGTGATCAGCTCCGATGGGGGCCTGCCCTGTGCGGGGCTGATCGGCTGTAGCGGCTACCCCCACCCCCAATGGCAACCCAATGCAGCCAAACCCAGCGCCGTGTTGCTAACCCATGGCATCCACGATCCCGTGGTGCCATTCGCAGCCAGTAAAGCCCTGCAGAAGCAATTGGAGGAGGGCGGCCACCTGAGCCAGCTACTGCGGTTCGAAGGCGGCCACACAATTGATCAGGGGCTATTTCCGGCCATGCGCGACTTCATTGCCGCGCAATGGCCACAGTCCTGA
- the purH gene encoding bifunctional phosphoribosylaminoimidazolecarboxamide formyltransferase/IMP cyclohydrolase, which translates to MAPTALLSVSNKEGLVPLAEGLLAAGYRLISSGGTAAALQAAGLPVTKVAEHTGAPEILGGRVKTLHPRIHGGILAKRSEPSHQADLAAQGIDPIDVVVVNLYPFRETIADPSVSFETAIENIDIGGPAMVRAAAKNHADVAVLTSPSQYPAFLAALAANGIGNELRRQLALEAFQHTASYDGAISSWLGTQAAPSLKLELPARQSLRYGENPHQGATWYSAPAIGWGGASQLQGKELSYNNLIDLEAALATVREFGYGPGAQSAAVVLKHTNPCGVATGLGTAEALTRALDADRLSAFGGIVALNTSVDLVAAEQLTSLFLECVVAPVFGAEARTHLAAKANLRLLELSPEAIGQAPRQQLRSILGGVLVQEFDDQPVDEGGWQVVSERQPSSEEMQDLRFAWRLVRHVRSNAITVAKSGQSLGIGAGQMNRVGSAKLALEAAAEKAKGAVLASDGFFPFDDTVRLAASHGITAVIQPGGSVRDADSIAACNALGLAMVVTGRRHFLH; encoded by the coding sequence ATGGCGCCCACGGCCCTTCTCAGTGTCTCCAATAAAGAGGGTCTGGTGCCCTTGGCCGAAGGCCTTTTGGCGGCGGGCTATCGATTGATTTCCAGTGGCGGCACCGCTGCTGCTCTCCAGGCAGCTGGGCTGCCGGTGACCAAGGTGGCAGAGCACACCGGGGCTCCTGAAATCCTTGGCGGCAGGGTCAAAACCCTGCACCCCCGCATCCATGGCGGCATCTTGGCCAAGCGCTCTGAGCCCTCCCATCAGGCTGATTTGGCTGCCCAGGGCATCGACCCCATCGATGTGGTGGTGGTGAACCTCTATCCCTTCCGGGAAACCATCGCCGATCCTTCGGTTTCTTTTGAAACTGCCATCGAAAACATTGATATTGGTGGTCCGGCCATGGTGCGGGCAGCGGCCAAAAACCACGCCGATGTGGCGGTGCTCACCAGCCCCAGCCAATACCCAGCCTTTTTGGCAGCCTTGGCGGCCAATGGCATTGGCAACGAGCTACGTCGCCAATTGGCCCTTGAGGCCTTCCAGCACACCGCTAGCTACGACGGGGCAATTAGCAGCTGGCTAGGGACCCAAGCCGCTCCCAGCTTGAAATTGGAGCTGCCCGCCAGGCAGTCGCTGCGCTACGGCGAAAACCCGCACCAAGGCGCCACCTGGTATAGCGCCCCTGCCATTGGCTGGGGTGGTGCCAGCCAGTTGCAGGGCAAGGAGCTCAGCTACAACAACTTGATCGATCTCGAAGCAGCCCTGGCCACCGTGCGGGAATTTGGCTACGGCCCCGGGGCCCAAAGTGCTGCAGTTGTGCTCAAACACACCAATCCCTGTGGTGTCGCCACCGGCCTCGGCACGGCCGAGGCCTTGACCAGGGCCCTAGATGCCGATCGGCTGTCGGCCTTTGGTGGCATCGTCGCCCTCAACACCTCGGTGGATCTGGTGGCAGCTGAACAGCTCACCAGTCTGTTTTTGGAATGTGTGGTGGCTCCAGTTTTTGGCGCCGAGGCCAGGACCCACCTGGCGGCAAAGGCCAACCTGCGGCTGCTCGAACTCAGCCCAGAGGCGATTGGCCAGGCCCCGCGCCAGCAATTGCGCAGCATCCTTGGTGGGGTGCTTGTGCAGGAGTTCGATGATCAGCCGGTGGATGAGGGCGGCTGGCAGGTGGTCAGTGAGCGCCAACCCAGCAGCGAAGAAATGCAAGATCTGCGCTTTGCCTGGCGGCTAGTGCGCCATGTGCGATCCAATGCCATCACCGTGGCGAAGTCGGGGCAGAGCCTGGGCATTGGCGCAGGCCAGATGAATCGGGTCGGATCGGCCAAATTAGCTCTCGAGGCAGCGGCTGAAAAGGCCAAGGGAGCCGTGCTGGCAAGCGATGGATTTTTTCCCTTCGACGACACCGTGCGATTGGCTGCCAGCCATGGCATTACGGCCGTTATTCAGCCCGGCGGTAGCGTGCGAGATGCCGATTCGATCGCGGCCTGCAATGCCCTGGGACTAGCCATGGTTGTGACGGGTCGCCGCCATTTCCTGCATTGA
- a CDS encoding DUF4079 domain-containing protein yields the protein MPETLSYSLNFLHPLLMWALLALSGYGMFLGIKAKRTRTGTPEARKELLKGQFAKRHFQIGSLVLVVMVVGTFGGMAVTYLNNGKLFVGPHLLVGITMTCMVATAASLTPLIQQGNLIARKIHVGLNMGLMTFFLWQAVSGMQIVAKIWEKRPV from the coding sequence ATGCCTGAAACGCTTAGCTACAGCCTCAACTTCCTGCATCCCCTATTGATGTGGGCCCTGCTGGCACTTTCTGGCTATGGGATGTTTTTGGGCATCAAGGCCAAGCGCACCCGTACCGGCACACCTGAGGCCCGCAAGGAGCTGCTCAAGGGCCAATTTGCCAAGCGCCATTTTCAAATTGGCAGCCTGGTCTTGGTGGTGATGGTGGTGGGCACCTTCGGCGGCATGGCTGTCACCTACCTGAATAACGGCAAGTTGTTTGTGGGACCCCACCTGCTGGTGGGGATCACCATGACCTGCATGGTGGCTACCGCGGCCTCCCTGACCCCGTTGATCCAGCAAGGCAACTTGATTGCCCGCAAGATCCACGTGGGCCTGAACATGGGCCTGATGACCTTCTTCCTCTGGCAGGCGGTCAGCGGCATGCAGATCGTCGCCAAAATTTGGGAAAAAAGGCCTGTTTAA
- a CDS encoding DUF1997 domain-containing protein codes for MSSLKAPSEPALRLSQDPRVRRYSSHFADLMDMLAPISVVEAYLDSHEGWFQRCAAPMAVQPLGRHGYILTLGSFGNFGFEVEPTIGLELLPQANGIYRIVTAPVANPAAKGEAPSLDDLYDVEFNASLKLDAPESPGLCTQVRWELDLSVWIQLPGVISLLPEGLVQSSGDHLLKQIVRQVSRKLTWKVQEDFHESNGLACPPRRKAQF; via the coding sequence TTGTCTTCGCTGAAGGCCCCATCCGAGCCGGCCTTACGCCTCAGCCAGGACCCCCGGGTCCGTCGCTATTCGAGCCATTTCGCCGATCTGATGGACATGCTGGCCCCCATCTCGGTGGTGGAGGCCTACCTCGACAGCCATGAGGGCTGGTTCCAGCGCTGTGCGGCCCCAATGGCAGTGCAGCCCCTGGGGCGCCATGGCTACATCCTCACCTTGGGGAGCTTCGGCAACTTTGGCTTTGAAGTGGAGCCCACCATTGGCCTGGAGCTTTTGCCCCAGGCCAATGGGATCTACCGGATTGTCACCGCACCCGTGGCCAACCCCGCTGCCAAGGGCGAAGCTCCAAGCCTGGACGACCTATACGACGTGGAATTCAATGCCTCACTCAAACTCGATGCCCCCGAGTCGCCAGGGCTATGCACCCAAGTGCGCTGGGAGCTCGACCTAAGTGTGTGGATCCAGCTGCCTGGAGTGATCAGCCTCCTGCCGGAAGGCCTGGTGCAGTCGAGTGGTGATCACCTGCTCAAGCAAATCGTCCGCCAGGTCTCCCGCAAACTCACCTGGAAGGTGCAGGAAGACTTTCACGAGAGCAATGGCCTGGCCTGTCCGCCAAGGCGCAAGGCCCAGTTTTAA
- a CDS encoding 4-hydroxy-3-methylbut-2-enyl diphosphate reductase yields the protein MDTRAFKRSLHHSERYNRRGFGLGEEVAGSLEQAYQSDLIASLRSNGYELRRGRLTVRLAEAFGFCWGVERAVAMAYETRRHYPSERIWITNEIIHNPSVNDHLREMDVQFIQVDAGEKDFSGVAPGDVVILPAFGATVQEMQLLNERGCHIVDTTCPWVSKVWNTVEKHKKHDFTSIIHGKVKHEETLATSSFAGIYLVVLDMAEAQLVCDYILNGVEGRQDSNERKAAREAFMDRFAKACSPGFDPDIDLVRVGVANQTTMLKSETEEIGRLFERTMLKRYGPAELGEHFLAFNTICDATQERQDAMFALVDEPLDLMVVIGGYNSSNTTHLQEIAVSRGIRSFHIDTPERIGPDNCIEHMPLGGQIETEMPFLPEGEIRVGITSGASTPDRVVEDIIQRLIRLTGE from the coding sequence GTGGATACCCGTGCCTTCAAGCGCTCTCTGCACCACTCGGAGCGCTACAACCGCCGGGGCTTCGGCCTGGGCGAAGAGGTGGCCGGCAGCCTCGAGCAGGCCTACCAGAGCGATCTAATTGCATCCCTGCGGAGCAATGGCTATGAGCTGCGGCGGGGCCGCCTGACGGTGCGCCTGGCCGAGGCCTTTGGCTTTTGTTGGGGAGTGGAGAGGGCCGTGGCAATGGCCTACGAAACCCGCCGCCACTATCCGAGTGAACGGATCTGGATCACCAACGAGATCATCCACAACCCTTCGGTGAATGACCATCTGCGCGAGATGGACGTTCAATTCATCCAGGTGGATGCGGGAGAGAAAGATTTCTCCGGGGTCGCCCCAGGTGATGTGGTGATCCTGCCGGCCTTTGGCGCCACGGTGCAGGAAATGCAGCTGCTCAACGAGCGCGGTTGCCACATCGTAGACACCACCTGTCCCTGGGTTTCCAAGGTCTGGAACACCGTGGAGAAGCACAAAAAGCACGACTTCACCTCGATCATCCACGGCAAGGTGAAGCACGAGGAAACCCTCGCCACCTCCTCGTTTGCGGGCATCTACCTGGTGGTGCTCGACATGGCCGAAGCCCAACTGGTTTGCGACTACATCCTCAATGGAGTTGAGGGGCGCCAGGACAGCAACGAGCGCAAGGCCGCGAGGGAGGCTTTTATGGATCGATTTGCCAAGGCTTGTTCACCGGGTTTTGACCCCGACATCGACCTAGTGCGGGTGGGCGTTGCCAACCAGACCACGATGCTAAAAAGCGAAACCGAAGAGATCGGTCGCCTGTTCGAGCGCACGATGCTCAAGCGCTACGGCCCCGCCGAGCTGGGCGAGCACTTCCTGGCCTTCAACACGATCTGTGATGCCACCCAGGAGCGCCAGGACGCCATGTTTGCCCTGGTGGATGAGCCGTTGGATCTGATGGTGGTAATCGGCGGCTACAACTCATCAAATACCACCCACCTCCAGGAAATTGCCGTCAGCCGTGGCATTCGTTCTTTCCACATCGACACCCCTGAACGAATCGGCCCTGACAACTGCATTGAGCACATGCCCCTGGGCGGCCAGATCGAAACCGAAATGCCCTTCCTGCCGGAAGGAGAGATTCGGGTGGGCATAACCTCCGGCGCCTCAACCCCCGACCGGGTGGTGGAAGACATCATTCAGCGCCTGATTCGGCTGACTGGGGAGTAG
- the sfsA gene encoding DNA/RNA nuclease SfsA, producing MSKEILQLGPLVEGTLVKRYKRFMADVELEGGEVVTAHCPNTGPMTGVLHPGGRVRLRHDPSPTRKLAWTWEQALVQGAHGKSIWVGVNTALPNRLVRATIEAGCLEPWLGPIAAIRAEVPYGEGRRSRIDLLLTPAENAPDPRAIYLEVKNTTWTQGELALFPDTVTERGQKHLVELKALLPGTRAVLVPCLSRSDVSRFAPGDSADPRYGELFREALAAGVEVLPCIYDFTEAKISWLGLAQLEQRQSP from the coding sequence ATGTCCAAAGAGATCCTGCAGCTAGGCCCGTTGGTGGAGGGCACATTGGTGAAGCGCTACAAGCGCTTTATGGCCGATGTGGAGCTGGAGGGGGGCGAGGTTGTAACGGCCCACTGCCCCAACACCGGCCCCATGACGGGGGTTTTGCACCCGGGCGGGCGGGTGCGGCTGCGGCACGATCCCTCCCCCACCCGCAAGCTGGCCTGGACCTGGGAACAGGCCCTCGTGCAGGGCGCCCATGGGAAATCGATCTGGGTGGGGGTCAACACCGCCCTACCCAACCGTCTGGTGCGGGCCACGATCGAGGCGGGTTGCCTGGAGCCCTGGCTGGGCCCTATCGCCGCCATTAGGGCTGAAGTGCCCTACGGGGAAGGGAGGCGCAGCCGCATCGACCTACTCCTAACGCCCGCAGAAAACGCCCCAGATCCCCGGGCCATCTACCTGGAGGTCAAGAACACCACCTGGACCCAGGGCGAGCTGGCCCTCTTCCCAGACACGGTCACCGAGCGGGGTCAAAAACACCTGGTGGAACTAAAGGCCCTCCTGCCAGGGACCCGCGCCGTGCTGGTGCCCTGCCTCAGTAGGTCTGATGTCAGCCGCTTTGCCCCGGGAGATTCGGCCGATCCCCGCTACGGCGAGCTGTTTCGCGAAGCCCTGGCGGCCGGCGTGGAAGTGCTGCCATGCATCTATGACTTCACTGAAGCCAAGATCAGTTGGCTGGGCCTCGCCCAGCTGGAGCAACGCCAGAGCCCATAG
- the murJ gene encoding murein biosynthesis integral membrane protein MurJ has translation MSRSLRRIALIVAVATALSKVAGLVRQQVIAAAFGVGVAYDAYNYAYVLPGFLLILLGGINGPFHSAMVSVLARRPRQEGAHVLAAINTIVGAGLIGVTVVLWLAADPLITLVGPGLDAERHAIAVLELRWMAPMALFAGLIGLGFGALNAADVFWLPSVSPLLSSVAVIGGLGLLWWQLGPAIALPQQAVLGGVVLAASTTLGAVFQWLIQLPALAKQGLHKFQLVWDWQHAGVQEVLRVMAPATLSSGMLQINVFTDLFFASGIIGAAAGLGYANLLVQTPLGLLSNALLVPLLPVFARLTAPADRPELIARIRQGLMLSSASMLPLGALFVALAGPIVALVYERGAFDHQAALMVGSLLMAYGVGMPVYLGRDVLVRVFYALGDGQTPFRLSVAGIGLNVIFDWLLVGGPSPWGQQLPALNFGAPGLVLATVAVNIFTCLALLLALQIKLGGLPLKLWARDSVLLLGAAVLAGAAAWASSSLVAWPDGLVGSLIQATFSGALGLLVYGLVAAAAGVPEVLQLVRQLRQKLPLIG, from the coding sequence ATGAGTAGATCCCTACGTCGCATTGCCCTGATCGTGGCCGTTGCCACGGCCCTCAGCAAGGTGGCCGGGCTTGTGCGCCAGCAGGTGATTGCGGCTGCATTTGGGGTGGGGGTGGCCTACGACGCATACAACTACGCCTACGTGTTGCCGGGCTTTTTACTGATCCTGCTGGGTGGCATCAATGGCCCTTTCCACAGCGCCATGGTGAGCGTGCTGGCCCGCCGACCGCGGCAGGAGGGTGCCCATGTGTTGGCCGCGATCAACACGATCGTCGGGGCTGGCTTGATTGGCGTCACGGTGGTCCTTTGGCTAGCTGCAGATCCCCTAATCACCCTGGTGGGGCCAGGCCTTGATGCGGAGCGCCATGCAATTGCGGTGCTCGAGTTGCGCTGGATGGCGCCGATGGCTTTATTCGCCGGCTTGATTGGCCTGGGCTTTGGTGCCCTCAATGCCGCAGATGTTTTTTGGCTGCCTTCGGTAAGCCCCCTGCTCTCCAGCGTGGCCGTGATTGGCGGCCTTGGCCTGCTTTGGTGGCAACTTGGTCCGGCGATTGCCCTCCCCCAGCAGGCCGTGTTGGGGGGAGTGGTTTTGGCCGCGAGCACCACCTTGGGGGCCGTCTTCCAATGGTTGATTCAGTTGCCAGCCCTGGCGAAGCAGGGTCTCCACAAGTTCCAGCTGGTTTGGGATTGGCAGCATGCGGGAGTGCAGGAAGTGCTCCGGGTGATGGCTCCGGCGACCCTCTCCTCCGGGATGTTGCAGATCAATGTGTTTACCGATCTGTTTTTTGCCTCGGGGATCATTGGGGCGGCGGCGGGTCTTGGCTACGCCAACTTGCTGGTTCAAACCCCCCTGGGGCTGCTTTCCAATGCCCTGTTGGTGCCCCTTTTGCCGGTGTTTGCCAGGCTCACGGCCCCCGCGGATCGGCCGGAGTTGATCGCCCGGATTCGCCAGGGCCTGATGCTCTCCAGCGCCAGCATGTTGCCCCTGGGGGCCCTGTTTGTGGCCCTTGCGGGCCCAATCGTGGCCCTTGTCTACGAACGCGGTGCTTTTGACCACCAGGCGGCGCTGATGGTGGGCAGTTTGTTGATGGCCTACGGGGTGGGCATGCCGGTCTATTTGGGGCGGGATGTGCTGGTGCGGGTTTTTTATGCCCTGGGCGACGGCCAAACCCCCTTTCGCCTCTCCGTGGCGGGCATTGGGCTCAATGTGATTTTTGATTGGCTGTTGGTCGGGGGACCCAGCCCCTGGGGCCAGCAGCTGCCCGCGCTCAATTTCGGCGCCCCCGGCCTGGTTTTGGCCACCGTGGCCGTGAATATATTTACCTGCCTCGCCCTACTGCTTGCGCTGCAGATCAAGCTCGGTGGCCTGCCCCTGAAGCTATGGGCCAGGGATTCGGTCCTGCTGCTTGGCGCAGCGGTTCTGGCCGGTGCTGCGGCCTGGGCCAGCTCCAGCTTGGTGGCCTGGCCCGATGGCTTGGTCGGCAGCCTGATCCAGGCCACATTCAGTGGTGCTTTGGGCCTATTGGTCTATGGGCTGGTGGCAGCAGCTGCGGGTGTGCCTGAGGTGCTTCAGCTGGTGCGTCAGCTGCGCCAAAAGCTCCCCCTAATCGGTTAG
- a CDS encoding cytochrome-c oxidase — protein MLVIEVTNAQEVMRQRMGPVGSRLLGKIVDAEAQVEKALIQEMETAFKEFGIEARILSVDGPKVLGRSHLEIPLQVREERLVRLTD, from the coding sequence GTGCTGGTCATCGAGGTCACCAATGCCCAAGAGGTGATGCGCCAGCGGATGGGGCCCGTGGGCAGCCGCCTGCTCGGCAAGATCGTGGATGCAGAAGCCCAGGTGGAAAAAGCCCTTATCCAGGAGATGGAAACGGCTTTTAAGGAATTCGGCATCGAAGCCCGAATTCTCTCGGTGGATGGGCCCAAGGTGCTGGGCAGATCCCATCTCGAGATTCCCCTGCAGGTGCGCGAAGAGCGATTGGTGCGGCTAACCGATTAG
- a CDS encoding DUF3181 family protein, with amino-acid sequence MTLSASDLHDLELALGDRLYLQIANWHLYLKDAGLAQALAIECSARLDQGAEVASRQALEAVLVPVGGGATRLPLARLIPAGQLRDLEEVLEPLCR; translated from the coding sequence ATGACCCTGAGCGCTAGCGACCTCCACGACCTCGAACTGGCCCTGGGGGATCGGCTCTACCTACAAATTGCTAACTGGCATCTTTACCTCAAGGACGCCGGCCTGGCCCAGGCCCTGGCGATCGAGTGCTCCGCCCGGCTTGACCAGGGGGCAGAGGTTGCCAGTCGCCAAGCACTTGAAGCCGTGTTGGTACCGGTGGGCGGAGGCGCCACCCGGCTTCCCCTAGCTCGCCTGATTCCGGCGGGTCAACTAAGGGATCTAGAAGAGGTGCTCGAGCCCCTTTGCCGATAG
- the glyA gene encoding serine hydroxymethyltransferase: MPETGGTFLNQSLAAGDPAIFGLINKELQRQQSHLELIASENFASRAVMEAQGSVLTNKYAEGLPSKRYYGGCEHVDAIEELAIERAKQLFGAAWANVQPHSGAQANFAVFLALLKPGDTILGMDLSHGGHLTHGSPVNVSGKWFKAFHYGVDPKTQQLNFDSIRQLALEHRPKLIVCGYSAYPRTIDFAAFRAIADEVGAYLLADMAHIAGLVAAGVHPNPLPHCDVVTTTTHKTLRGPRGGLILCRDAEFAKQFDKAVFPGTQGGPLEHVIAAKAVAFAEALEPSFRAYCQQVVVNAQALASRLQERGIAVVSGGTDNHIVLVDLRSIGMTGKVADLLVSDVHITANKNTVPFDPESPFVTSGLRLGTAAMTTRGFDAVAFQEVADVIADRLLNPEDGQIEQRCRERVASLCERFPLYGNQRQLQAA, from the coding sequence ATGCCCGAAACCGGTGGCACCTTCCTCAATCAAAGCCTGGCTGCCGGAGATCCCGCCATTTTTGGCCTGATCAACAAGGAGCTCCAGCGCCAGCAAAGCCACCTGGAGTTGATTGCCAGTGAGAACTTTGCCTCCCGCGCCGTGATGGAGGCCCAGGGCTCGGTTCTCACCAACAAGTACGCCGAAGGGCTGCCCAGTAAGCGCTACTACGGCGGCTGTGAACACGTCGATGCCATTGAGGAGTTGGCGATTGAGCGGGCCAAGCAGCTGTTCGGAGCGGCCTGGGCAAACGTTCAGCCCCACAGTGGGGCCCAGGCCAACTTCGCGGTCTTCCTGGCCCTGCTCAAGCCCGGGGACACCATCCTTGGGATGGACCTCTCCCATGGAGGCCACCTGACCCATGGCTCGCCGGTAAATGTTTCGGGCAAGTGGTTCAAGGCTTTCCACTACGGCGTTGATCCCAAAACCCAGCAGCTCAATTTCGATTCAATTCGCCAGTTGGCCCTGGAGCACAGGCCCAAGCTGATCGTCTGTGGCTATTCGGCATACCCACGCACCATCGACTTTGCGGCCTTCCGGGCGATTGCCGATGAGGTGGGGGCCTATCTGCTGGCAGATATGGCCCACATTGCTGGCCTGGTGGCGGCCGGTGTCCATCCAAATCCCCTGCCCCATTGCGACGTGGTCACCACCACCACCCACAAAACCCTCCGGGGCCCCCGGGGCGGCCTGATCCTTTGCCGGGATGCTGAGTTTGCCAAGCAATTCGATAAGGCGGTGTTCCCTGGCACCCAGGGCGGCCCCCTTGAGCACGTGATTGCGGCCAAGGCCGTGGCCTTTGCGGAGGCCCTTGAACCCAGCTTTAGGGCCTATTGCCAGCAGGTGGTGGTCAATGCCCAGGCCCTCGCCAGTCGCCTCCAGGAGCGGGGCATTGCGGTGGTCAGCGGCGGCACCGACAACCACATCGTGCTGGTGGATTTGCGCAGCATCGGCATGACCGGCAAGGTCGCCGACCTGTTGGTCAGCGACGTGCACATCACCGCCAACAAGAACACCGTGCCCTTTGACCCGGAATCCCCTTTCGTCACCAGTGGCCTGCGGCTGGGAACGGCAGCAATGACAACCCGGGGCTTCGATGCGGTTGCTTTCCAGGAGGTGGCCGATGTGATTGCTGACCGTCTGCTCAATCCAGAGGATGGCCAGATTGAACAGCGTTGCCGTGAGCGGGTGGCGAGCCTTTGCGAGCGCTTCCCCCTCTACGGGAACCAGCGCCAGCTGCAAGCGGCCTAA
- a CDS encoding glycosyltransferase family 4 protein → MNLAHSPNASALLTFVLAAALTALVVPVVRQLGLRWGLTDLPDARKQHTTPMVRLGGVGIVIAFTLALALTWLLGGFADLPSSNDQLIWTSLAGALCFFLIGLADDLFALPPLPRLALQLGVSSLVWFQGVRIGTIEVPFGHMGGGLPSVQLPEWLSLVATVIWLVGITNAINWLDGLDGLAAGVSGIAAVGLLSVSYSLNQPAAGLLAAALAGACLGFLRHNFNPARIFMGDGGSYFLGFALAAVSIVGPAKGLTTVSLLLPLLILSLPLVDMSAVIMGRLSSGHSPFYPDRRHLHHRLLRTGLSHRRTVLLIYAFTQWLAALALVLVNAEQRFLWLALATAILIWVLVRSRRQLQKLER, encoded by the coding sequence GTGAACCTCGCCCACAGCCCGAACGCCTCTGCCCTGCTCACCTTTGTGCTGGCCGCTGCTTTGACGGCCCTGGTGGTGCCAGTTGTGCGCCAGTTGGGTTTGCGCTGGGGTTTGACCGACCTTCCCGATGCCCGCAAGCAGCACACCACCCCGATGGTGCGGCTCGGGGGGGTGGGAATTGTGATTGCCTTCACCCTCGCCCTGGCTTTGACCTGGTTGCTGGGTGGCTTCGCCGATTTGCCCAGCAGCAATGACCAGTTGATTTGGACCAGCCTGGCTGGGGCCCTTTGCTTTTTCCTGATTGGCCTGGCAGACGATCTATTTGCCCTGCCGCCCCTACCTCGACTAGCTCTGCAGCTGGGAGTTTCATCGCTGGTGTGGTTTCAGGGGGTGCGCATTGGCACGATTGAGGTGCCCTTTGGCCACATGGGTGGTGGCCTTCCTTCGGTGCAACTGCCCGAGTGGTTGAGCTTGGTGGCCACGGTGATTTGGCTGGTGGGTATCACCAACGCAATCAATTGGCTAGACGGGCTAGATGGTTTGGCGGCTGGGGTTAGTGGCATTGCGGCAGTCGGACTGCTCTCGGTCAGTTACAGCCTCAATCAGCCGGCTGCGGGCCTTTTGGCGGCTGCCCTGGCTGGCGCCTGTCTGGGTTTTTTGCGCCACAACTTCAATCCGGCCCGCATTTTCATGGGGGATGGGGGCTCCTATTTCCTCGGCTTTGCCCTGGCCGCGGTGAGCATCGTGGGGCCCGCCAAGGGACTTACCACCGTCAGCTTGTTGTTGCCGCTCTTGATTCTTTCGCTGCCCCTGGTCGATATGTCAGCGGTGATCATGGGCCGGTTGAGTTCGGGCCATTCCCCCTTCTATCCCGACCGGCGCCACCTGCACCACCGGCTGCTGCGCACCGGTCTTAGTCACCGCCGCACGGTGTTGTTGATATATGCCTTTACCCAGTGGTTGGCGGCGCTGGCCCTGGTGCTGGTCAATGCTGAGCAGCGTTTTCTCTGGCTTGCCCTTGCCACCGCAATCCTGATTTGGGTATTGGTGCGCTCGCGCCGCCAACTGCAAAAACTTGAGCGCTGA